The Lysinibacillus irui sequence CTTTGATTACAAAAATGGAATTGATCGGAGATAGAAGTAATACTCTTGTTGGTATGTCGTAAGTAGTATTGTGATTCTTCTACACGTCGCACGTTTAAATACTCTACTAATGTAATGCCAACGTGTTCTCTAAAAATACGTGATAAGTGACTCGTACTTATATGAAAATTGTTAGCGATACTTTCCACTGTTAAATCATTTTCAAGCTCGTCATTTATATACATGATCACTTTGTTGACAGTTTGATGTCGGAAAGTCGGTTGTTTGCGATCTGCAATAAAGTAGACAAAGAAATCAATTAAATCATCAGCAAATTGTAAAAACTCTGCATCTTTCATTTGATTTTCTATCATATCGTTACAAGCAATATTAAAAGCAAAAGCTTTTTTCGAAGGCACTTGATTGTCCAGCAATTTACGGGCCACAATGGAGGACAAAACGGAAAAATAACTTCGAACAATTTTTATGACCTGCTTGCCAAAACGTATTGAAAGAATATCAATTAATTCATGCAAAGATTTTTTAGCTTTGGCAGATTCTAAATGGTAAATTTCAAAAATTAATTTCGACTCAATATTAAAAAATTCTTCGACACCGATATATTGATTAATATTATCGATTTCTTGGAAGTATCTTTTTGAAATCGTTTCTGACATAGAATGTTGATGTAGTTGCATAATCTTCCCCATCTTTCCTCAGAGTACACGAATTGCATGACAAAATTTGACACCAATCCTTACAAATTAAAAATAAGAAAATAGTATTTGTTAATTCAATATAAGAATTGAGTCCTATTTCACAATTTTTTATAAAAAATAACTCAAATATAACCCAACTAAAACACCAGATCTTAAAAAAATAGACTATACAGTGAATTTTACCATATTCTGCGAGTTCCTTTCAACCACATTTTAATTGCTACTCTAGTGCTAATTAATCACATAGGCATAGTAGAAACCTCGTAAACTTATCTCTAACAATTAAATTTTACCATATACCTATCAAAAAAAATTAGTCATTAAATAAATTAATTTACAAATTATACAAAACTTCTGACGTCATTCTAATGTGTCAATCGACATTTTTCTATTTTATTCCTAAATCTTCTCTATATAATTTATATGAATATGTAGTAAAATAGATGATAATACTATTTTTAAAAGTTTAGACGAGGTGTTTATAGTGGATCCAAAACAAATAGAAGAAATAATGGAGATTATTAAGGAATTCTTCCCTGAGAATACTTCCATTGCTATTTCTGATACCAATGAATATTTATATTACCAGCCAAGCAAAAAAGTTGATTTAAAAATTAAACCTGGTGACCCTATTAAAGAAGGTTCAGCCGCACACAAAGCACTAAGCTATGGTCAAAAAATTAGCTCTTACATCGAACCCGATGTATTCGGTGTCGCTTACTACGGAATGAGTATTCCATTAATGGAGGAAGGCGAAACAAAAGGAGCAATCACTGCTATCTTCCCGCAAAAACCATCAGCATTCTTAACAAACTACATTACAATCAAAATCGATGATTGCTGGTACCCAATTCAACATGATCAAGTTATTTATTTAGAAACACAACTCCGTAAAACATTTGTTAAAACAATGACTCGTGAAGGTTATCACCGTTTAAACCTAAGTGATTTAGAGCTATTTTTAGCACCTGATTCATTTATTCGTTGTCACCGCTCATATATCGTTAATATTGACTACATCGATGAAATTCAACCAGATTCACACTCAACGTTTTTATTAATTATGAAGGACGGTACTCGTATTCCTGTAAGCCAACGCTATGCAAGCTACTTCCGTCGTTCTTTAGGTTTCTAATTTCTATGTACAGCGAACAATTTGTAAATTGTTCGCTGTACTTTTTTACGAAAAAATTTAATTCCTTTTCTTTCCCCTCTTCCCTTTTTACATCGTTTTTATGTTGATATCCTCTAAATTTATACAGCTCTACAATAAAACGTTTTCTCTGTCGAAAAATCATCTTAATGCTCGATTTTCCTTTTTTTACTCAATTTAATGCTAATTCTAAAGTTTTTGTGACAATTTGGTGATAGTATTATTCAAATGGTTGGAGTCATACTACAACTGAATAAACAGAAAATTCATAAAGGTTTTTTCTAGTTTTGTAATCGGTTTCCATCAAAATTATTTAGGGGAGGATTTTTTATGGATGCAAATGTTCAAAAACGCCTAGGTTTAAAAGAACTTGAGAGTAAAATTGTTACTGCAGAAGAAGCAGCAGCACTTATTTCTAACGGTGATGTAGTTGGTATGAGTGGTTTTACTCGTGCTGGGGACGCAAAAGTTGTGCCAATGGCATTAGTTGAGCGCGCAAAAAATGAAGAATTCAAAATTGATGTATATACAGGTGCATCATTAGGACCAGAAGTAGACAAGTACTTAGCAGAAGCTGGTGCAATTCGTAAACGTGGACCATTCCAAGGTGACGCGGGTATCCGTAATTTAATTAACTCAGGAGATGTGCTTTATGTAGATGCTCATCTTTCACACAATGCTGAGCTAGTGCGCCAAGGAATTATTGGACCAATTAAATATCTAATTCTTGAAGCAGTTGCTATTACTGAAGATGGATTTATCATTCCAACAAACTCTGTAGGTAACTCACCAATCTTCGCAGAATATGCTGAAAATATTATTATCGAGTTAAACATTTCTCATCCAGAAGCGTTAATCGGTATCCACGATATTTATGTACCTGGTGAACAAGGTAACCGTGAAGCTATCCCAATGACAGATGCTATGCAGCGCCTTGGTGATATTGGTATCAAAGTTGATCCAGCAAAAATTAAAGCAATTGTTATTTCTGAAGAGCCAGATGCGCCTTCATTAATCGTACCACCAGATGAAGAAACACAAACAATGGCAAACATTCTATTAGACTTCTTCCGTGATGAAATTAAAGCGGGTCGTTTAACAAAACAATTAATGCCACTACAATCTGGTGTAGGTTCTGTAGCAAATGCCGTATTAGACGGTTTTGCAGATTCAGAATTCGAAGATTTAGTTGTTGCATCTGAAGTACTACAAGATGCTGTATTTAACTTGATTGACGCAGGTAAAGTTAAATTTGCCGCTGCTACTTCAATTACACTTACTGAAGAATTGCAGAAAAAAGTATACGGCAATTTAGAAAAATATGCTGACAAAATCTGCTTACGTCCACAAGAAATTTCTAACCACCCAGAGCTTATCCGTCGTTTGGGATTAATCTCAATCAATACTGCTCTTGAGTTAGATATCTATGGTAACGTAAACTCAACACATGTATCTGGTACTCGTATGATGAACGGTATCGGTGGTTCAGGTGACTTCGCACGTAATGCACGTCTAGGTATTTTTGTCACAAAATCATATGCAAAAGGTGGAGCAATCTCTTCTATCGTGCCTATGGTTTCTCACGTTGACCACACTGAGCATGATGTAGATGTAATCGTAACTGAGCAAGGTATTGCTGACTTACGTGGTCTAGCTCCAAAAGAGCGTGTACCTTTAATTATCGAAAACTGTGCACACCCAGATTACAAAGAACAATTATGGGATTACTACAACCGTGCAGTTGAAGCAACTGGTAACCACCAAACACCTCATATTTTAGAAGAAGCACTTTCTTGGCATGTAAACCTTGCTAAAAACAAAACAATGAAAAAAGAAGTTGCAAAAGCTTAATCACTACTTTTTAGGACGTCTAATAAGTCAAACTTATTGGACGTTCTTTTTTATTGGAAAATGCTATAATAGGACCATATGAAACTACCTTGCTAAACTGCTCGATTTCATTGGAGGAACTATGAAAAAATTTATCTATGTCATTATTTTCTTTTCATTTTTCGATCTTTTTACCCAGTTGCCTGTTATGAGTACATACGCTGAATCTCTAGGTGCCTCTGCATTCCTAACAGGTCTTGCTGTAGGTATGTATTCGCTGTCCAACACTTTTGGTAATATCATTTCCGGATTTTTAACAGATCGTAAAGGACCTTTTATCATCCTTATAACAGGTCTTCTGACAACAGGTTTATCGCTAACACTATATAATTTAATAGAAGAACCAATTGCTCTTTTAATTGTACGTTTTATCCATGGACTTGTTGCAGGCTTTATAGTTCCAGCTGCCTTTACCTTTTTAGCAAACGCTACTGAACAAGAAAAAAGGGGAAAGGGCAGTGCTATTTCCGGCGCATTTGTAGGGATTGCAGCAATTATCGGCCCTGCATTTAGTGGTATATTAGCAAGTCGAACAAGCGTCCCATTCGTTTTCAATATCACGGCAAGCTCTATGCTTATGCTAGGTATTCTAGCGTTCTTTATGTTGAAAACAAAGCAGGTACAAAGAGAAAAAGCAGAACCCAGTACATATATTTCGATCAGTGTATTTTTTAATAACACGGGTACATTAAAAGCCTTTTTAGGCGCATTCTTCTTAATGTTTTCTCAAGGTGTTATTGCCTACCTACTCCCACTAAAAGTTCAATCTTTAGGATTTGACTCGCGTTTAAGTGGAACTTTAATGAGCACCTTTGGTATTATTGCTGTCCTAGTTTTTCTATTACCAACTAACCGTATATTTGATAAGGTCTCACCACTCAAAACATTGTCCTTTGGTATAGGTTTAATGGGAATAAGCCAATTATTAATTAGTCAGGCTGATTCTAGCTCTTTACTATATATGGCGATGGCTTGCTATGGAATCGGATTCGGTTTCCTATTCCCTTCAGTAAATTCCCTACTAATTGACTCCACAACTGCTGAAGTACGTGGAAAAGCATACGGCTATTTCTATGCATTTTTCTCCCTTGGCGTAGTGCTTGGCTCCTCTTTACTAGGTTGGCTGTCACTGGGCATTATTAGCGGCTTTATCTTTACGGGAATAGTATTACTAATCTTCGCGGGAGTCATCCTACTTCCACACAAAAGACCTTCTCACGCATAGATGAGAAGGTTTTTTCGTTATTTTTCTTTTTCTTGAATTTCTTCATTATAGAAATGGACACCTGTATGTCCTCCGCCTTCAGCTACCATTTCATTTGAGGCAATCTTTGTTGGTGAGGTGCCTGCCTCTGTTGCAACCTCTGTTGAAACACGCTCCGCAATATTGTCATGCATTTCAGGACCTGCTGTAAGAAATGACTCTAACTTGGCTTTCAAACCATTAAACATTGTTAAAGCTTTATCACGATTCTCTTTTTTACTAAAATAAGATGCTGCTAATCCTGCTAATCCTGCAATGACAACACCTGTTCCTTTTCGTTTTGCCATGATTTATTACCTCCTAAAAATATAGAAACTAGCTCTGTAGTATAGTTTTTCCCTATTCTTAAAAGAATAAACATTATTTTTTTATAACCTCTAGCATATATATCAATGTATAGCTAAACCTTGCCTTGTTATCTAGTAACCATTTCACTATTTCTATACTCTTCGTCTTGCCATGATGGGAGACAATTACACTTAGATTCTATTTATATCGAGTCTCTTACCATCATTTTTTTCATTCATCATAATTTTGTAACTACTTATGATTATAAAAGGCAAGTAAAGGGAATTAATGAATTAATACTAAAACAGGAGAGTGATTAGGATGAAAGATTTCGACTTAGCGTATGATTGGGTAGATATGGCATCATTAATAGGTGGAGCTGGCTTCTTAACTGTATTAATCTATAGTGTCATCTTACTGTAAGGAGCTGCTAAAATGATTTGCTCAAAAAATTAAAAGGCAATCCGCTTATCTCATAAGCAGATTGCCTTATTTTTTATTGTTTCACATCATTATATGCATCTGATTTTTCAAATGCTGCAACAACATAGGAACAAACAGCTTCCATTTTATAGCCTTTATCACGTGCATAGGATGCAGCCTGATCGAGTAATTGTTTAGCCACACCTTGTCCTCGGAGTTTATCTGATACATATGTGTGATCCATTACCATTACTTGACCATTTTGCTGCCATGTAATTTCTGCTAGTCTTTCCCCATCTTGCTCATTTAAAAATGCAAACTTATTTTCCGCTAGTTGTTGTAATTGGAATTCCATTTCTCACCACTCCTTTTATTCATAGTACCATAGCTTTTTATATTTTCACAAAACTTCCTAACTCTCCTAAACAAAAAAGAATCTGTGCACTCATTCTAGTATGTGAGTATCACAGATTCTTTTACTATTAAATCGTTAGTTAAACCAAGAAGAAATAGTATCTTTTAAATTAGCAAAGAAACTTTTCACACTTTCCCAGAATCCTTTATCTTCCATAAGGGAACCGAATTTTTCTTGAATGGTGTTACTAATATCATTTAATTGTTCGGACCATTTACTAAAATCAATATCTAGCTTACTGATTTTATCCATTAAATCCACTAGCAATTGACGATCCTTTTCACTTAAGTTGATTTCTAGCTTATTTAATTGCTCCTGGACGATTTTTTCAACGTCCTCTCGTGTTGCTGGCTTTAATTCAGCAATTTGCTTTTTAATTTCTGTCAATAATTCTGCAACTTTTGCATCATCTACCCCAGCCGATTCTGCAATGGATGTTGCTACTGATAATTCTTCATTTGCTACATCTGTACGATCAATATCAAGTGTTTCACCTGTTGTAACCTCATAAGCCTTGTAGATACCTACTAACGCTGAATGACCTGTAACAGCTTTCGGTGCAGCTACTTGTACTGTTGCATCTTGAATCCCTGCTGTTAGCATGGCATTCGCGTACATTTCTGAAGTAACTTGCGTTATATTGGATGGTGTTACAATCTCGATCACTAGACCTTTTCCTGCATCCCTACGTGTAATTTTAGCAGAAGAATACATACGAGAACTTGAATTACTATCTTTAATGTATTTAACCAGATCCTGACCTGACACAGTAATTTCTTCGATTTCAGGTTCTTCACTTACTTTTAATGATTTCTTTACTGACTCTTTTTCATCCTCAGATAAATTGGCTCCATACACAACAATAGGTACGCCTAGTTTTTCATCAATTGCTTTCGGAGGC is a genomic window containing:
- a CDS encoding MFS transporter translates to MKKFIYVIIFFSFFDLFTQLPVMSTYAESLGASAFLTGLAVGMYSLSNTFGNIISGFLTDRKGPFIILITGLLTTGLSLTLYNLIEEPIALLIVRFIHGLVAGFIVPAAFTFLANATEQEKRGKGSAISGAFVGIAAIIGPAFSGILASRTSVPFVFNITASSMLMLGILAFFMLKTKQVQREKAEPSTYISISVFFNNTGTLKAFLGAFFLMFSQGVIAYLLPLKVQSLGFDSRLSGTLMSTFGIIAVLVFLLPTNRIFDKVSPLKTLSFGIGLMGISQLLISQADSSSLLYMAMACYGIGFGFLFPSVNSLLIDSTTAEVRGKAYGYFYAFFSLGVVLGSSLLGWLSLGIISGFIFTGIVLLIFAGVILLPHKRPSHA
- a CDS encoding GNAT family N-acetyltransferase; translation: MEFQLQQLAENKFAFLNEQDGERLAEITWQQNGQVMVMDHTYVSDKLRGQGVAKQLLDQAASYARDKGYKMEAVCSYVVAAFEKSDAYNDVKQ
- a CDS encoding helix-turn-helix transcriptional regulator — encoded protein: MQLHQHSMSETISKRYFQEIDNINQYIGVEEFFNIESKLIFEIYHLESAKAKKSLHELIDILSIRFGKQVIKIVRSYFSVLSSIVARKLLDNQVPSKKAFAFNIACNDMIENQMKDAEFLQFADDLIDFFVYFIADRKQPTFRHQTVNKVIMYINDELENDLTVESIANNFHISTSHLSRIFREHVGITLVEYLNVRRVEESQYYLRHTNKSITSISDQFHFCNQSYFTRIFKKYTGVTPKHFRDELHHEFYRFEMAETELLNV
- a CDS encoding succinate CoA transferase, which codes for MDANVQKRLGLKELESKIVTAEEAAALISNGDVVGMSGFTRAGDAKVVPMALVERAKNEEFKIDVYTGASLGPEVDKYLAEAGAIRKRGPFQGDAGIRNLINSGDVLYVDAHLSHNAELVRQGIIGPIKYLILEAVAITEDGFIIPTNSVGNSPIFAEYAENIIIELNISHPEALIGIHDIYVPGEQGNREAIPMTDAMQRLGDIGIKVDPAKIKAIVISEEPDAPSLIVPPDEETQTMANILLDFFRDEIKAGRLTKQLMPLQSGVGSVANAVLDGFADSEFEDLVVASEVLQDAVFNLIDAGKVKFAAATSITLTEELQKKVYGNLEKYADKICLRPQEISNHPELIRRLGLISINTALELDIYGNVNSTHVSGTRMMNGIGGSGDFARNARLGIFVTKSYAKGGAISSIVPMVSHVDHTEHDVDVIVTEQGIADLRGLAPKERVPLIIENCAHPDYKEQLWDYYNRAVEATGNHQTPHILEEALSWHVNLAKNKTMKKEVAKA
- a CDS encoding DUF1002 domain-containing protein, producing MKNTWIKILTATMLVFGVMAPATGFASDNTPPKAIDEKLGVPIVVYGANLSEDEKESVKKSLKVSEEPEIEEITVSGQDLVKYIKDSNSSSRMYSSAKITRRDAGKGLVIEIVTPSNITQVTSEMYANAMLTAGIQDATVQVAAPKAVTGHSALVGIYKAYEVTTGETLDIDRTDVANEELSVATSIAESAGVDDAKVAELLTEIKKQIAELKPATREDVEKIVQEQLNKLEINLSEKDRQLLVDLMDKISKLDIDFSKWSEQLNDISNTIQEKFGSLMEDKGFWESVKSFFANLKDTISSWFN
- a CDS encoding LytTR family DNA-binding domain-containing protein, with the translated sequence MDPKQIEEIMEIIKEFFPENTSIAISDTNEYLYYQPSKKVDLKIKPGDPIKEGSAAHKALSYGQKISSYIEPDVFGVAYYGMSIPLMEEGETKGAITAIFPQKPSAFLTNYITIKIDDCWYPIQHDQVIYLETQLRKTFVKTMTREGYHRLNLSDLELFLAPDSFIRCHRSYIVNIDYIDEIQPDSHSTFLLIMKDGTRIPVSQRYASYFRRSLGF